The following is a genomic window from Armatimonadota bacterium.
CTCGGCGTGCTTCGTCCCGGGCCCGCGGTGATACCCCGCCCCAACGACCGCCTCGCCGGAGACGATTACCGCGCCGACCATGGGATTAGGGCTCGCCTCGCCTTGCCCGCGCAGGGCCAAACGCAGCGCTTGGCTCATCAACCGCTCGTCCGCGTCAGTCGTCGGCATCTGGAATATCCGGCCCGTCCTCGCCGCGGTCGCGGCGGATGCGCTCGGCCAGCACGCGGGCGAAATCGCGCCAGATTTCGTGCTCCCGATCACGGCGGCGATTCTCGACATGCCGCAGGTCAGCCAGGGCGAGGAACATAAGGATGACCGCGATGGCGAGGCATCCCAGCCACCATGCCAGGAACAGCACGGGTCGGCCTGTTGGGCTGCGCAGGCCCAAGATGAACAGTCCGAGGAATATGGCCGTGATCAAGCAGAGCAGAAGCAGGCCCCCCAGCATCCGCAGCCCTACCTGCCGCCGCGAGATGACGGTCCTGCGCGCCTGCCATTCCCGTGCCTCGACGAGCATGAGAATGATCACGCCGATCCCGAGCGCCGGCAACAGGATGGATAGCACGTACATGGCGCCGCTCCCGCTTTCCCGCGGTCATGATAGCACAAGGGCAGGGCAGGGACAAGGAAGTCCGAGCGCGGCACGCTTGGCGCGCCGACGTGTCGCTCCGAGTGAAACGAGGCCGGCCCGCCTGCGGCGGGAGCCTCGTCACGCCCCGGGCAGCTCCCGTCGCCGCGCGACGAAGTCGTCCTTCGTGCCGACCGATTCGAGCAGCTCGACGTACGCGGCGTGCAGGCGCTTGGCCTCGTCCTTGTGCTCCGCGAAAACGTTGCGCTCCTGAGTGGGGTCGGAGAGGAGGTGATACAGCTCCGGCTCGACGTCCTGTGCGCCACAGATGAGCGCCCATTCGCCGTCGTTGACCGTGCTCGGCTTGAGCCCGCGCGCCTGCTCGAACCATTCGTAGAAGTCGCGGGCGACGGGCGGCGCCTCCTTGGGCTCGTGGATGATCGCCCAGGACGACACCGCGACCTCCCGCAGAGCACGGTCATCGCCCTTGAGCAGCGGCGCCAGCGACTTCCCGTGCATCGTGCCCGGGTCATCCGCGCCCGCGAGTTCCACCAGCGTCGCCATGATGTCCGGCGCCTGCACTAAAGCCGAGGAGCGCCGCGCGCCCGCGCCGCCCGGCATGTGCACCATGAACGGGACGTGACACACCTCGTCGTACAGCATGACCACCTTGCCCGTCAGGTTGTGCTCGCCGAGGTAGAATCCGTGGTCGGTGGTGAAGATTATCACGGTGTCCTCGAACAGGCCGAGATCCTCGATCTTCTGCAGAAGCCGGCCCACGGCGCGGTCCACCATGGTCACCTCGCCCGCGTAGAGCGCGCGCATGTGCTTGAGCTCGGCCTGGGTCAGGTAGGTAGCGGGGCCGTACACGGGGTACGTGACCTCCTCGCCCTCATACCCGAGATCGTACATGTCGGCGTAGTAGCGCGGTGGATCCCACGGCTCGTGCGGATCGAAGGTGTCCACGTAGAGGAAGAACGGCTTCTGCCGGTAGTTGCGTTCGAGCCACTGCTCGGCGGTGCGCATGGTCTTCGGCGCGAAATAGTCCTCCTCGTGCTGGCGCAGCGACGTGTTGCGCATGTGCCGCGCCACATTGCGCGTCGCCGCGCGCAGCTTATCGGGGGAGCACGGGAATTCGACGTCCGCCGGAGACGTCATGTAGCGATCGTTCTCCTGGCCGCGTATCCACTGCCAGCCGGTGAAGCCGCGGTCGAAGTACGAACCGTCGCGGATCATGTGCGGCGTGTCCACGATCATGTACGTCAGGTAGCCCGCATCCCCGAGCACCTGCGACAGCACCACCGAATCGCGCGCCAACGGTGCCCAGTCGGTGTAGGTGAAGCAATACTGCCCGGTCATGACGTCCGTCCGGTGCGGGATCGTCGGAAACGATCCGGTGTATGCGTGGTCGCAGATGACGCATCGCTCGGCGAACCGGTCGAGGTGCGGCGTGCTGATCCACTTGTTCCCGTACAGCCCGAGATGATCCCGCCGCAGCGTGTCGGAAATGATGACGATGAAGTTCATGCGGTCCTCCGATGTGGTTTGGGCTGGAGGAATAGGTTCGTAGGGCAGGAGCTTGCCTCCTGCTCCCTTGAGCCGGAGGCCCGTCGCGCCGGCGGTGCGCCGTGGCGCTGGCGCGGGATCTGACGCAGAGCTTACCCTGCCGCGCAGCGCAGCGTGCGCAGGCGGTTGATGGCGCCCGCGATCTCCCATCGCCGCGGGCGCGCGTAATCGCCGGACTTGCCCGGCACTGCCGCGAGGAGCCCGCGCGCGTCGAGCAGCTCGTTCAATCGGTCGAGCCCTTGCGTCAGCGTTGTCTCGCCGTCGAAGATGTACTGAGCGGCGTGGTGGATGAGCCAGCCGATCGCGCGCGATTGAGCGGGATCAACAAGCTGCTCCAGCGCGGACAGGTCTATGTGCTCGGTGCCGAAGTCAATGCCCCGCGTGCCCCGCGGCCTGATCTTCACCGTGCGCCCGCGATAGGGGTCGAAGCTCGCGGCAACCGGCATGCGCGGGCGCAGGTCGGTAAACCGCTTGGCGGATTCTTCTCGCCGCTGGCTGGCATAGGCGCCGGCGATCCGCTTCGCCTCCGGCGTCACGTCGGTGACGTGATAGCTGTCGAGCATGATGACTCTATCCGCGACGTCGAAGTAGTCGCCGGAACCGCCCATGACGAGTATCGTTGAAACTCCGAGGTCCTGTTCGAGCAGGCGCACCGTGTCAATCAGCGGCGTGATCGGCTCTTTGTCCTTGGCGACGAGTTCCTGCATCCGCTTGTCGCGGATCATGAAGTTGGTCGCGGAGGTGTCCTCGTCAATGAGCAGCAGGCGACTGCCTGCCTCCAGGGCTTCGATGATATTCGCGGCCTGCGACGTGCTGCCGGACGCGTTGGGCGTCGTGAATGCGCTCGTGTCCTGGCCGAACGGCAGGTTGGAGATGAACGGGCTGATGTCCACCTCGCTGATGCTGCGCCCGTCCTCCGCACGGATCTTCGCGGCGTCGGCGCATGTTACAGCCAGCTCCCGGCCGTCACCCGGGATATGGTTGTACACCCCGAGGCTGATGGCGTCGAGCAGCGTGGATTTGCCGTGATACCCGCCGCCGACGATGAGGGTTATTCCCTGGGGGATAGCCATCCCGGCGACCCCCCCGCGATTGGGTAGGTCGAAGTTGACGCGCAGCGAAGGAGGGCTCGCGAACGGCACCGCTGTGTCGCCCAGCGGTCGATCACTGACGCCGCTCTCGCGCGGCAGCACCGCGCCGTCCGCGACGAAGGTGACCAGCCCCTGCTCGCGCAGGCACGCCCGCAAGAAGTCGGCATCATCGGCCATCTCGACGTGACAGCGCGCGGCATGGCCATCGAGGCTGCCATAGAACAGCGACTGCCCAACGATCTCCGGCACTTCGTCGAGCAGCATTCGCTCCGCTTCGGCCCCCGCGATGGTGCGCCCGAACGCCGGCAGGCCGATGAAGAACCTGGCCTCCACCACCCGTTCGCTCACCTCGACGCTGGTGCGCTCCAGGATCTCCTGGCCGCATGGCAGCATCTCGATGAGGCCGCTCTTACCGCTGCCGCGCCGCCCTTTGCGCACTCGGCCGCACGCGGCGCCGAACGCGCGCGTCAGGTAGTCCTCGAGACCGGTCCGGCGCGACTTTGTCGAGAACAGTTCACGCGGAAGCCGCGCGCGCGCCTGCTCGACGACCACGCGCGCCTCGCTCGGCGGAGCGAAAGGGTCGCTCTGCACGCGGTCAATGTGAAGCACGTAATCGGGGAAGCCGTACGCGCCCTTGAGATCTTTGTACGCGCCGTAGCCCCGGCGGTCTATCCGGCGCAGCTCGTTTCGCAAATCGTTGGCTTGTCGCATCGTTTCCGGCGGAGTGAATCCGCTGCCTGCGACGTGTTCGCGGCGCGGTGACAGCGCTCCTGCCCTGCACGATGGCGGCGCACGCTGCATCTGCATGAGCGGGGAACATACGCCAGGGCGCGGCGCGAGGTTCCCAGCGCCGCCCGCGCGTGGTAGAATGGACGGGTAGGCGCGTGGCGCCGTGAGGCCATGCCCTGCCGCCATCATGGGTCAGCGCATCGAGCGAAAACGCCGCAAGCAGCCCGAAGGCCCTCCGAGCGTGGCGGGCGCGGCGCTGTATCTGCTCGACCGCCTGCTCATGGTAGCCGCCGCGGCCGTCGGCATTGCGATCTTCTATCTGCTCCATTCCCTGATCTCCGGGAATACCGCCGCGTTCCCCAAAATGCCGACCGGCGAGCTGCTCTCTCCCGCCGTGCAGGAACAGTTCATCCACGGCCTGCGCGTCGCGTCCTACGTCTTCATGGGGGGCATGTGGGGCATCACCGCCGTCAGCATCTTCCGCTTCCGCGAAAACGACGTCGCCGGCTGGGTTGGAGGCTTCGGGGGAGTGCTGTGCTACGTCGCCTTGCCGTGGCTCGTGCGCAGTGCGCTGATGCACCACAACGCCAATCCCAATGTCGCCAGCGATCTGCTGCTCGCGTCGTTCCGCGCGACTGGCAAGGTGCTGCTGCTGATTACGATTGTCTATTTCGCGGTGAAGGTGATGGTGCGTCTGAAGAACCGTCCGGCCCGTGCGGCCGCCGCTTCCGCACCCATGGTGCTCGACACCGATCAGCCGCACAAGCCGGCCGAGAAGACCGCGCCACGCCGCACGATGCTGCGCCAGTGCTGGGAACTCTCGATGTGCCGCGACACCCTGCGCGAGAACTGCCCGAGCTTCAAGCTCGACGCCACCTGCTGGAAGCGCGGCACCGGCTGCCAGTGCGACCCGATTCTCGCGCGGCGGCTGATCGACGACCTGGAACGCAAGCTGCGCGGGGAAATCCCCGAGAAGGAGCGCATTGCCCGCGAGCGCATGAAGGAGCAACTCAACTACCGCATCGCCGAGCACCAGGGCGAATCATACTGTCGCTCGTGCCCGATCTACAACGAGCACCAGTACTACAAATACAAGGCATTCTTCTGGCTCGCCTATCCCATCACCGGGGCGCTCGTCTTCGTGCTCCTGCCCGTCATCCATACGGTTTACCGTTGGATTGACGTGTCGGTGGGCCAGATGCTCGACTCGCTCCAGATGCTCCCTCACAACGAGCAGGCGCTGCGCCCGTTCGTCACCACGGTTTACCACTTCAACGCCGAGTTTATCTTCGTCGCCTCAGCCGCCTTGATCATCGCCGCCTACCTGCTCGACCTCGTGGACTACGCGGTGTTCCAGGCAAAGCTTTAGGCGGCGAGGTAGGCCGGTCGAAGCCGTCACGCGCGAAGCCGCCTGTGGCTAGCCCGCCATCCCGGCAGCTGTCAGCAGTATGCGGCGACCGGGCACGCGCTTGACCAAGGCATTCGGCAGACCCGCTCGGCGTGCCAGCTCCTGAAGCTCCTGCGCGGTGAACGACCTCGCCACTGAGACGCAGGCGTCGTGGTGGAAGGGCGCGCTGCGCGACATCAGCCGCACGAGCACCCACGCCTCCAGATAGGTCAGCCGCGACCGAGCGAGGTCCGACACGACGACGCCGGTGCGAGCCATTTCGGCCATCCGGCGGAGCAAGTCGGCGGCCGCGCGGTCGTCGTAATGATGCAGCAGATGCAGCGCGGTGATGACGTCGAACGGCTGGCAGGGGCGGAACTCCGTGAAGTCCACCTGTTCGACAACGACCTCCGGGGAATCCGTCGAGAGCCGCCGGGCTTCACCCGCGGCGACGGGATCCATCTCAATGCCGACGACCTCGACCGGCAACTTCCGCCGCCGCGCCCACGACGCAATCGCCCGTACCAGGTCTCCCGTGCCGGCGCCGATATCGGCCACGCGTATCGGTCGCCCGGTTGACTCGATATGAGTCCGGTCGAGGAGTCGTGACGTCGCGGCGATGATGGGGGGATGCGCGCAGGACATGACGTTAGCGCGGCGCAGGGCGGCGAGCACACGGATGCGCTCGGCCTCGGACAGCTCATCGCCGTCGAGCAGTTCGCCGAGGCCGGTTTGTCGTGGCCATGACAAGGGATGTGGCCCGCTGCGCCAGGCTGGCCTTTTCACGCTGCGCGTGAAGACCATACATCGCGTGCACCGCGCGTGCGCGCACGAGCGATGCGCACTAGGTCATCACCCGGCGGGCGTTGAGGACGTCGCTCAACCGTCCGAGGGCGCCGATCACGTTCTGGAGATGCTCGGTTCCGGTCACATCCACGGTAAGGTTGATCATCGCCTTGCGGGGCTTGGTGGTGCGGACGCGGGCGGAACTGATATTCATCTCGTGGCTGGTGATGATGCCGGTGACGTCGTTGAGCAGGCCGACGCGGTCGAGCGCCTCGACTTCGATTTCTGCGGGGTAAACCGTATCCTTGGCGAACGTCCACTCGACTTCGACGAGGCGTTCGGCCTCGCGCTCCGCGTACCTCGTGACATTGGGGCAGGTCTGGCGATGGATGGTCAGGCCGCGGCCGCGGGTAATGTAGCCGACGATGTGATCGCCGGGTATCGGCGCGCAGCAGCGCGAGAGGCGGAACAGCACGTTCTCCATGCCGGGCGCGCTGATGCCGAGTTGGAGCGCGCCCTGGCGCGCCTTGCGCACGGGCAGGGGCGGCTTCCGTTTCTGCTCTAGCTGTGCCTTGATGCGGTTGACGATTGCCTCCGCCGTGACATCGCCGTGGCCCACCGCCGCCGCCAGATCGTCAGCGCTGATGAAGTTCATGCGCGCGGCAATGCCGGAGAGGTGCTGTCCGCGCTCCGTCTCCGAGAGCTGGAGCCCGTGGCGAGCGATCTCCTCCTGAAGCATCTCGCGGCCGTGGTGGAGGTCGTCCTCGCGACGCACCTTGCGGTACCACGACTTGATGCGTCCCTTGGCCTGACTCGTCTTGACGAACGACAGCCAGTCGAGGCTGGGGCCGGCGCTCGTCTTCGAGGTCAGGATCTCCGCGACGTCGCCGTTGTGGAAGACGTAGTTGAGCGGGACGATGCGGCCGTTGACGCGCGCGCCGACGCAGGAGTGGCCGATGTCAGTATGGATGCGGTAAGCGAAGTCAACCGGCGTCGAGCCGGCGGGCAGGTCAATGACATCGCCGCGCGGGGTGAAGACGAAGACCTGGTCCTGGAAGAGGTCTATCTTAAGGGATTCGAGCCATTCGCCGGGGTCCTGCAAATCGTGCTGGAGGTCGAGCAACTGGCGCAGCCATGACAGCTTCTGCTCGAGGTCCCGGTCGCCTTGCTCGCCCTCCTTGTAGCGCCAGTGGGCGGCGACGCCGTACTCGGCGGTGCGGTGCATGTCGTAAGTGCGGATCTGCACTTCCATCGGCTCGCCGTTGGGGCCGAAGACCTTGGTGTGCAGCGCCTGGTAGAAGTTTGCCTTGGGCTTGGCGATGTAGTCGGTGAACATCCCCGGCAGCGGGAGCCACAGCGTATGCACCTCACCGAGCACGGAGTAGCACTCGGCCAGGGTGGTGACGAGGACGCGGATGGCCTGGAGGTCGAGGATCTGGTCGAAGTCCACGCCCTGGGCCTGCATCTTCTGGTAGATGCTGTAGAAGTGCTTGGGGCGGCCGTAGATGTCGGCTTTGATGCCGACCTGGTCGAGGCGCTCACGCAACTGCGCGACGGCCTGGTTAACCGTGCGCTCGCGATCCTCGCGGGTGCGCGCGACCTGGCGCACGATGCGGTGGTATGCCCGCGGGTCGATGTGACGAAGGGCGAGGTCCTCCAGTTCCCACTTCAGGCGCCACACGCCAAGGCGGTGAGCGATGGGGGCGTAGATATGCAGCGTCTCCTCGGCGATGGAGCGCCGTCGCTCCTGCGGGAGCGACTTCAAGGTGCGCATGTTGTGGAGCCGATCCGCGAGCTTGATGAGGATGACGCGGAGGTCGCGCGCCACCGCCAGGAGCATCTTGCGCAGGTTCTGCGCCTGGCGCTCGCGCTGAGTGCGGAAATCAATGCGGCTGAGCTTGGTCACGCCGTGGACGAGGCCGGTGATCTCCTCGCCGAACTCCTTGCGCAGCTCGTCCGCGGTGACGGAGGTGTCCTCGATGACGTCGTGGAGCAGCGTCGCCGCGAGCGCGTGGTCGTCGAGGCCTAGCTCCGCGAGCAGCACGGCGACCTCGAGGGGGTGCGAGATGTAGGGCTGGCCCGAAGCGCGGGACGCGCCGGCGTGCGCCTCACGCGCGAACTCGTATGCGCGCCGGAGCAGTTGCTCATCGCCGTCTGGGCGGTGCTCCCGCACCATCGCGAGGAGGTCGTCGAAGGTTTTCAGCTTGGTCGCTTCAGCGACAGTGGCCAATCGAAACCCCGCCTCCACAGTCCCAGGAGTTGACGCGTTGTGCGCCGCCGGAATGTGCTTGGAAATGGGGCGCCGGCGCGTACAGCAGGACTTGCGTCTATTATACTACGTTTGCGCGGAGCCAGAAAGGCCGAAACGCGACAGTCCGTCCCACCCGCCCACGCGAGGCGGCCGAGCGCGGCGCTCACATGGCTCTCGCACACCGCTTTCCTTGTGCGCCGTGACCCGCTTTGCTATAATACCCCACCGATGCCGCTCTGCGCCGCAGCGATGTCTCGCTGCGACCCACGGCTTCGCGGAGCGGCGCGCGAGAGAGCCAACATTCAATGATGTGGAAGGAGCAGTGCTTTGGAAATCGAGAGCATCATGGCGCGAGAAATCCTGGATTCCCGGGGCAACCCGACGATCGAGGTTGACGTATACCTGGCCGACGGCTCGTCCGGCCGCGCGGCGGTGCCGTCAGGCGCCTCAACGGGGACTCATGAGGCCGTCGAGCTGCGCGACGGCGACAAGGAGCGCTACGGGGGCAAGGGCGTGCTCAAGGCGGTTGAGAACGTCAACGATATCATCGCCCCGGAGACCGAGGGCATGCTGGCGCAGGAGCAGGCGGTGATAGACCGCGCGATGATTGAACTCGACGGCACGCCCAACAAGGGAAAGCTCGGCGCTAACGCCATCCTCGGCGTATCGCTCGCGGTGGCGAAGGCGGCGGCTGAGGATCTGGGGCTGCCGCTGTACCAGTACATCGGCGGGGCAGGGGCGCATCGCCTGCCGGTGCCGATGATGAACATCCTCAACGGCGGCAAGCATGCCGACAACAACCTCGACTTGCAGGA
Proteins encoded in this region:
- a CDS encoding methyltransferase domain-containing protein: MSWPRQTGLGELLDGDELSEAERIRVLAALRRANVMSCAHPPIIAATSRLLDRTHIESTGRPIRVADIGAGTGDLVRAIASWARRRKLPVEVVGIEMDPVAAGEARRLSTDSPEVVVEQVDFTEFRPCQPFDVITALHLLHHYDDRAAADLLRRMAEMARTGVVVSDLARSRLTYLEAWVLVRLMSRSAPFHHDACVSVARSFTAQELQELARRAGLPNALVKRVPGRRILLTAAGMAG
- a CDS encoding ABC-ATPase domain-containing protein, which gives rise to MRQANDLRNELRRIDRRGYGAYKDLKGAYGFPDYVLHIDRVQSDPFAPPSEARVVVEQARARLPRELFSTKSRRTGLEDYLTRAFGAACGRVRKGRRGSGKSGLIEMLPCGQEILERTSVEVSERVVEARFFIGLPAFGRTIAGAEAERMLLDEVPEIVGQSLFYGSLDGHAARCHVEMADDADFLRACLREQGLVTFVADGAVLPRESGVSDRPLGDTAVPFASPPSLRVNFDLPNRGGVAGMAIPQGITLIVGGGYHGKSTLLDAISLGVYNHIPGDGRELAVTCADAAKIRAEDGRSISEVDISPFISNLPFGQDTSAFTTPNASGSTSQAANIIEALEAGSRLLLIDEDTSATNFMIRDKRMQELVAKDKEPITPLIDTVRLLEQDLGVSTILVMGGSGDYFDVADRVIMLDSYHVTDVTPEAKRIAGAYASQRREESAKRFTDLRPRMPVAASFDPYRGRTVKIRPRGTRGIDFGTEHIDLSALEQLVDPAQSRAIGWLIHHAAQYIFDGETTLTQGLDRLNELLDARGLLAAVPGKSGDYARPRRWEIAGAINRLRTLRCAAG
- a CDS encoding bifunctional (p)ppGpp synthetase/guanosine-3',5'-bis(diphosphate) 3'-pyrophosphohydrolase — translated: MVREHRPDGDEQLLRRAYEFAREAHAGASRASGQPYISHPLEVAVLLAELGLDDHALAATLLHDVIEDTSVTADELRKEFGEEITGLVHGVTKLSRIDFRTQRERQAQNLRKMLLAVARDLRVILIKLADRLHNMRTLKSLPQERRRSIAEETLHIYAPIAHRLGVWRLKWELEDLALRHIDPRAYHRIVRQVARTREDRERTVNQAVAQLRERLDQVGIKADIYGRPKHFYSIYQKMQAQGVDFDQILDLQAIRVLVTTLAECYSVLGEVHTLWLPLPGMFTDYIAKPKANFYQALHTKVFGPNGEPMEVQIRTYDMHRTAEYGVAAHWRYKEGEQGDRDLEQKLSWLRQLLDLQHDLQDPGEWLESLKIDLFQDQVFVFTPRGDVIDLPAGSTPVDFAYRIHTDIGHSCVGARVNGRIVPLNYVFHNGDVAEILTSKTSAGPSLDWLSFVKTSQAKGRIKSWYRKVRREDDLHHGREMLQEEIARHGLQLSETERGQHLSGIAARMNFISADDLAAAVGHGDVTAEAIVNRIKAQLEQKRKPPLPVRKARQGALQLGISAPGMENVLFRLSRCCAPIPGDHIVGYITRGRGLTIHRQTCPNVTRYAEREAERLVEVEWTFAKDTVYPAEIEVEALDRVGLLNDVTGIITSHEMNISSARVRTTKPRKAMINLTVDVTGTEHLQNVIGALGRLSDVLNARRVMT
- a CDS encoding sulfatase — translated: MNFIVIISDTLRRDHLGLYGNKWISTPHLDRFAERCVICDHAYTGSFPTIPHRTDVMTGQYCFTYTDWAPLARDSVVLSQVLGDAGYLTYMIVDTPHMIRDGSYFDRGFTGWQWIRGQENDRYMTSPADVEFPCSPDKLRAATRNVARHMRNTSLRQHEEDYFAPKTMRTAEQWLERNYRQKPFFLYVDTFDPHEPWDPPRYYADMYDLGYEGEEVTYPVYGPATYLTQAELKHMRALYAGEVTMVDRAVGRLLQKIEDLGLFEDTVIIFTTDHGFYLGEHNLTGKVVMLYDEVCHVPFMVHMPGGAGARRSSALVQAPDIMATLVELAGADDPGTMHGKSLAPLLKGDDRALREVAVSSWAIIHEPKEAPPVARDFYEWFEQARGLKPSTVNDGEWALICGAQDVEPELYHLLSDPTQERNVFAEHKDEAKRLHAAYVELLESVGTKDDFVARRRELPGA